A window of Massilia sp. NR 4-1 genomic DNA:
CGCTGAGCAGGGCCGGCGGCGCTTCCCGGTGCGGCGGGCGCGGCACGTCCTTCAGGCGAAAAGCGGCGCCGAATACGCACAGCAGCAGGCCACCGGCCACCCAGGGCAAAGCATTGGTGCCGTAAGCATCGAGCGCGAAAGCCGCGCCCATCGACGAGATGATGAAGCCGATCGAACCCCACAGCCGGATGCGTCCATAGTTGCTCAAGTCGCCGCGCATCTCGGACAGCATCAGCGCCTCGCAGATCGGCCCCTGCGCGCTGGTGAAGAGATTCAGCAGCACCATGGCGATAAAGAAGTGGATGAAGCTGAAGCCGAAGAAGAAGCCGGAAAACGCCGTCAGCGCGGCGGCGCCGGTCAGGCGCAGCACCAGCACGCGGCGTTCGGAATGGTCGGCCACATAGCCCCAGACATTCGGCCCGAAAATGCGCAGCACCTGGATCAGCGACATCAGCACGCCGATCTGCGCCACCGTCATTCCCTTGCCGGCGAAGAACAGGCTGGCATAGGTGGAGAACGTACCGGCGTGGGCGTAATAGCAGAACAGGAAGAGCGCGAAACTGACGGACTGGCTAGGCATGGCGGAGCGCCTCGCGGCGCGGTAAAAACGAAGGCCGCGCGTGGCGGCCATGAAACAGCGGACGCCGAATGCAGCGGCGCCGCAACAGCTGCGCACCGGAGACAGCATGGCGCGCATGGGAGCCGCAGAGCGGCCCGCAAGCCGCGCGGCCTCGAAGCGCTTACTTGTGCTTCGAGATGTCCGGCGTGGCTACGCGCACATCGCCGCACTGGGCGCGGTGCATCAGGGCGTGGTCCATCAGCACCAGGGCCAGCATGGCTTCGGCGATCGGCGTGGCGCGGATACCGACGCAGGGATCGTGACGGCCGAAGGTTTCCACCATCACCGGATTGCCGTCCTTGTCGATGGAGCGGCGCGGCGTGCGGATCGAGGACGTCGGCTTGATGGCGATCGAGGCCGTGATGTCCTGGCCGGTCGAAATGCCGCCCAGCACACCGCCGGCGTTATTGCCGATAAAGCCTTGCGGCGTCAGCTCGTCGCCATGCTCGGAACCTTTCTGCGCGATGCAGCGGAAGCCGGCGCCGATCTCCACGCCCTTGACCGCATTGATGCCCATCATGGCGTAGGCGATGTCGGCGTCGAGCTTGTCGTAAATCGGCTGACCCAGGCCCACCGGCACGTTCTGCGCCACCACCTCGATGCGCGCGCCGATGGAATCGCCATCGCGGCGCAACTGGTCCATGGCCTCTTCCATGCGCGCGATCAGGGCCGCGTCGCCGGTGGCGGCGAAGAAGGGATTGTTGGCCACATGTTCCCAGCCCTGGAAGGGAATCTGGATATCGCCCAACTGGCTCATGCAGCCCAGGAAAACGGTGCCGTACTGCTGCTTGAGCCACTTCTTGGCAATCGCCGCCGCGCCCACCACCGGCGCCGTCAGGCGCGCCGACGACCGGCCGCCGCCGCGCGGATCGCGCACGCCGTATTTGTGCCAGTAGGCGTAATCGGCGTGGCCGGGACGGAAGCTGTCGACGATATTGCCGTAGTCCTTGCTGCGCTGGTCCTGGTTGCGGATCATCAGGGCAATCGGGGTGCCCGTGGTCACGCCCTGGTAGACGCCGGACAGGATCTCCACCGTGTCCGGTTCCTGGCGCTGGGTGACGTGGCGCGAGGTGCCGGGCTTGCGGCGATCCAGCTCCGGCTGGATATCGGCCTCGGACAGTTCCAGACCCGGTGGGCAGCCATCGATCACGCAGCCGATCGCCGGGCCGTGGGATTCACCAAAAGTGCTAACGGAAAAGAGTTTGCCAAAAGAGTTGCCAGACATAATTTTCTTATCGTGGGTGGGCGGAAAAACAACCCATTCTACCAGTCCCACGCCCGCCTGCCCTCCTCCGAGTACCAAGTGCAAATTCCGCATGGAAACAGCGCCCCATATATGCAAAATTTCTTATAAGAATTACACTGCTTTGCAGTACAATTCCACCTAAACTTGCACTTGGGGAGTCGGCGGTGTTGGGAAAGCGATGAATTAATCGTTCTCTTTAACAATTCGCTATATACTTAAACACAGAAACGCCCGTGCAATCCTGGAGAAGCCACACATGCCCCCATCGATCACGCCCCTTGACGAAAACGCCAAGGACGATCACGACGACCTGGTGTTTTTAGAGGAGCATCCGGCGCCCCAAGCGGCAGCCGCAACGCGCAGTGTCTGGCGGGTGATGATTATCGACGACGACGAAGACGTCCATTCCACGACCACCTTCGCCCTCGGCAACCTCGACATGCAGCATCGTCCGCTGGAGTTCGTGCACGCCTATTCGGCGGCGCAGGCACGCGAGCTGCTGAAACAGGAACAGGAAATCGCCGTCATCCTGCTCGACGTGGTGATGGAGCAGGACGACGCCGGCCTGCACCTGGTGCGCTATATCCGCGAGACCCTGCGCATGGCCGATGTGCGCATCATCCTGCGCACCGGCCAGCCCGGCTATGCGCCCGAGATCGACGCCATCCGCGATTTCGACATCAACGATTACAAGACCAAATCCGAGCTGACGCGCATCAAGCTGTACACCACGGTGACGGCGGCGATCCGCTCGTATGAACAGATCCGCAAAATTAACGACAGCCGGCGCGGCCTGAACCAGATCATCAATGCCAGCACCGAGCTGATGGCCCTGCATGGCGTGCATAATTTCGCGGCCGGCGTGCTGGCGCAGATCGCCACCCTGCTGGGCCAGGAAGCCAGCGGCGTGCTGTGCGCCCAGGAATGTCCGGACAGCGGCTGCCGCGAACTGCATGTGATCGCCACGGCCGGCCAGTACCGCCACCTGGAAAACGCGGTGATGACCACCACCATCGACGCGCGCATGGCCGATTCGATGGAGCGCACGCTGGCCGAGCACCGCAACCAATACCGCGACGAATATGTGACCCTGCATTTCTCCGGCAAGGCCAGCCGCGCCTTCGTCGCCTACCTGGACCTGCGGCGCGCGCCGACCGAACTGGAAGAGCGCCTGCTGGAAGTCTTCTGTGGCAATGTGGCCGTGGGCCTGGAAAACGTGGAACTGGTCTCGCACCTGCACAAGGCGGCCTTCTACGACACCCTGTCCAAGCTGCCCAACCGCACGCGCCTGATCGAGATCCTGGACGCCACCCTGGCCGGCCCGGCCAAGCAGGACGCCACGCTGTCCCTGGTCGACCTCGACCACTTCGCCGAAACCAACGATGCGCTGGGCCACGAATTCGGCGATATGCTGCTGGTGGCGGTGGCGGCGCGCCTGCAAAACAGCCTGGGCCAGCAGCTCACCGTGGCGCGCATCGGCGGCGACATTTTCTGCCTGCTGGGCGACTCCAGCCAGATCAATCCAGCCTGCATCCTGTCGCTGTTCCAGACCCCGTTCAGCATCGAGGGCCAGGATGTGCAGCTGTCCGCCACCCTGGGCCTGGTGCGCCTGGCCGAGCATGACGGCAGCGGCGCCGATGCGCTGAAGGATGCCGACATCGCGCTGAAGCGCGCCAAATCGCAGCAGCGCGCCGGCCACTTCTACTTCTCGCGCAGCATGGGCGTGGAAATCCGCGAACGCGTGCGCATGATGCACGCGCTGCGCACCGCTTTCGGCCAGAACCAGCTGTTTGTCGTCTACCAGCCGCAGATCGACCTGTTCTCGCGCCGCCCGGTCGGCGCCGAAGCCCTGCTGCGCTGGCAGACGCCGGACGGCAAGTTCATCTCGCCCGACCGCTTCATCCCGATTGCCGAGTATTCCGGCCTGATCATCGAACTGGGCGAATGGGTGATGCGCACCGCCTGCCGCGAGCTGGTGGCGCTGCGCGCCGCCGGGCATGAGGACTTCACCATGTCGATCAATGTCTCGCAGGTGCAGTTCCGCCATCCGCACTTCCTGGATATGTTGCGCCGCGCCCTGAACGATACCGGCGCCCCGCCCGAGTATGTGGAGCTGGAGATCACCGAGTCCATGGCGATGGAAGAGCCGGACCTGCTGATCAAGATGCTGGCCCAGATCAAGCAGACCGGCGTCACCATCGCCATCGACGACTTCGGCACCGGCTTCTCTTCGCTGTCCTATCTGCAGCGCCTGCAGATCGACCGCCTCAAGATCGACCGCGCCTTCGTCACCGAAATCACCGGTTCGGCGCGCGGCAGCAGCATCGCCGAGATGGTGATCCAGCTGGGCCGCAACCTGGGCCTGGCCGTGATCGCGGAAGGCGTGGAGGACGAGCGCCAGGCGCAGATCCTGCACACGCTGGGCTGTCCGCTGGCGCAAGGCTTCCTGTTTGCCCGTCCGATGACGAACCAGGCCCTGCTGGGCTGGCTCGGCAATGATGCGCTGGCCGGCGTGGCCTGAACAGCGTCGCTCCACCAATAAAAAAACGCTACCGGGTGGTAGCGTTTTTTATTATGGCGACTGATTGAAGCCGCGGTTCCGCGCTCAGTTCTGTGCCTCGTCGGCCGCTTCGGCCGGCCAGTCGCGGATATAGGCTTTCAGCATGCGGTTCTCGAAACTCTGCGCTTCCAGCACGGCGCGCGCCACGTCGTAGAAGGAAATCACGCCCAGCAGGGTTTTCGCGTTCATCACGGGCAGGTAGCGCGCATGCTTTTCCAGCATGATGCGGCGCACCTCGTTGACTTCGGTATCCGGGGTCACGGTGATCGGATGGTCGTTCATATGTTTGCGCACCGTACCGCCGCCCACCGAACCCTGGTTCGTATGCAGCGCCTGCAGCACTTCGCGGAAAGTCAGCATGCCGACCAGGTCGCCGAATTCCATGACCACCAGCGAACCGATATCTTTCTCGGCCATGGTATTGGCCGCTTCCACCAGGGGTTGATCCGGCGAGATCGTGTAGAGAATATTGCCTTTGACTTGGAGAATTTCGGAGACTTTCATTTGGGGCCGTCCTGTGGATGATGTCGGTTTGGTTTTATTGTAAGCCGTACTTGGAATGTAGCGTAAGACAAATGAAAAATCCAGAGTTCCGCATAATTAAATAACAATACTATTCATCTCTTTGATAACGCTGTAGCATCCTGAGCATCCAATCACTGCGAAGGGAGCAATATGAGCGGTCCCCAGTACCCGGGTTTCGATACCCTTGCCCTGCATGCCGGCGCCGCGCCGGACCCCGCCACGGGGGCGCGCGCCACCCCGGTGTATTTCAGTTCCTCCTTTGCCTTCCGCGATTCCGACCATGCCGCGGCCCTGTTCAATATGGAGCAGGCCGGCCATGTGTATTCGCGCATCTCGAACCCCACCAACGCCGTGCTGGAAGAGCGCATCGCCGCGCTGGAAGGCGGCGTGGCGGGCATCGCCACAGCCAGCGGCCAGGCCGCCATGCATCTGGGTCTGAGCACCATTGCCGGCGCCGGCTCGCATATCGTCGCCTCGCGCGCCCTGTACGGTGGCTCGCACAATCTGCTGGGCTATACGTTGAAGCGCTTCGGCATTGAAACCACCTTCGTCGATCCGCGCGACCTGGATGCCTGGCGCGCCGCGATCCGCCCCAATACCAAGGTCTTGTTCGCCGAAACACTGGGCAATCCCGGCCTCGACGTGCTGGATATTCCACGCGTGGCCGAGCTGGCGCACAGCCGGCACCTGCCGCTGATGATGGACGCCACCTTCACCACGCCCTATCTGCTGCGCCCTCTCGACCATGGCGCCGACCTGGTGTTCCACTCGGCCACCAAATTCCTGTGCGGCCATGGCACGGCCATTGGCGGCCTGCTGGTCGATGGCGGCACCTTCGACTGGCAGACGGCATACGACCAGACCGGCCGCTTCGGCGAGCTGTGCGAACCGTATGACGGCTTCCACGGCATGGTCTTCGCCGAGGAATCGACCGTGGCCGCGTTCGCGCTGCGTGCGCGGCGCGAGGGCTTGCGCGACTTCGGCGCGGTGATGAGCCCCCACAACGCCTTCGCCGTGCTGCAGGGGATCGAGACCCTGAGCCTGCGCATGGAGCGCCATGTGGCCAATACGCGCAAAGTGGTGCAGTTCCTGCTGTCGCATCCGGCGGTGGAGTCGGTGTCCTATCCGGAGCTGCCTGAACATCCCGACTACGAGCTGGCCAAGCGCCTGCTGCCCAAGGGCTGCGGCGCCGTGTTTTCCTTCAATCTGAAAGGCGACCGCGCGGCGGGGCGGCGCTTTGCCGACGGCTTGAAAGTGTTCTCGCACCTGGCCAATGTGGGCGACGCCAAGTCGCTGGTGATCCATCCGGCATCGACCACCCACTTCCGCGTGCCGGCCGAGCAATTGGCGGCATCCGGCATTGCGGAAGGCACGATGCGCCTGTCGGTCGGTCTGGAAGATGCGGACGACCTGATCGAAGACCTGGCGCGCGGCCTGAAGCTGGCGCAGAAAGGAGGCTGAGATGCTGCTCAATGTACAAGGGGCGCAAGCCTACTGCTATACCGGCGGCAAGGCCTTCGATGCGCAGCTGCCGACGCTCGTCTTCCTCCACGGCGCGCAGAACGACCATTCGGTGTGGGGCTTGCAGTCGCGTTACCTGGCGCATCACGGCTATAGCGTGCTGGCGGTCGACCTGCCCGGGCATGGGCGCAGCAAGGGCGCGGCCAAGCGCAGCGTCGAGGAGCTGGCGGACTGGCTGATCGCCCTGCTGGACGCGGCGGGCGTGCTGCGCGCGGCCCTCATCGGCCACAGCATGGGTTCCCTGATCGCGCTGGAAGCTGCGCAGCGCGCGCCGCAGCGGGTCAGCCATCTGGCGCTGCTGGGATCGACCTATCCGATGAAGGTGTCGGATGCCTTGCTGGATGCGGCACGCAGCGAGGAGCAGACGGCCATCGATATGGTCAATATCTGGTCGCTGTCCTCGCAGACCATGCCTTGCGCCGTGCCGGGCGTCTCGCTGAGCGGCAGTGCGCGGCGGCTGATGCAGCGCATGTCGCAGCTCAATCCCGAGCAGTTGTTCCACACCGACTTCAGCGCCTGCAATGCCTACGCCGGCGGCGAAGCGGCGGCGCGCGCGGTGAGTTGCCCTACCCTGCTGGTCTTCGGCGCCAAGGACATCATGACGCCGCCCAAGTCCACCAAGCTGCTGCGCGAAACGCTTGCCCATGCGCAGACGGTGCAAGTGGATGCCGGCCACCAGATGATGGCCGAGCAGCCGGATGCCGTGCTGGCCGCGCTGCGCGGCTTCCTCGGCCAAGCCGGCGCTTGAACTAATCGCGGCTGTACTGGGCGAAGTGCTGGGACAGCGTTTTGCCCAACCCTTCTTCCACCGCCGCTTCGGCCTGGCGCGCCAGGCCGGCGGCTTCGCGGCTGGCCTGCTGGTCGCGCTCATCGTCGGAATCGGCGATCACGCCTGCGTTCAGGGCCATGCCGCCGAAGACGAACAGACGGTAGACATCGGCCAGGGTCAGCATGTCCGGATTGACCAGCAGCACCCAATGGTCGGCGCCATCGCTGGCGTGCTTGCCCCATTGGACACGCGGCGGCGCCTCGACCTTGACCTTGCCGACCCAGCCCTGGGCCAGCATCTTTTCCAGCAGCGCATCCATCTCGTCGAAGCCCAGGCGGGTGCGGGCGCGGATGGCGCCCGCGTTCACCAGCGCCGTCTCGCCGTGGCGGCTGGCGCCGTGCAGCACCTTGAGCACGGCCATGGCATCGACAAAGGCGCCGCCCGGCACCGCCTCATGCCACCAGCGCTCGTACTTCACCACCGGCAGCGCAGCCGTCAACAAGGCCCCCAGCAGCGTCACCAGCCATGAGAGATAGACCCACAGCAGGAAAATGGGCAGGGCCGCCAGCGCGCCGTAGATCTTGGAATACGTTGGAAACTGGGTGATGAAGAAGGCGAAGCCGCGCTTGGCCAGCTCGATGCCGAGCGCCGCCAGCAGGCCGCCGCAAATGGCGTCGCGCCAGTCCACCATGCGGTTCGGCACCGCCATATAGAGCAGCGTGAACACGGCCGTGGTCAGCGCGATCGACAGGATGGTGGAAAACAGCGCGCCATACACATCGCCCACCAGATTGCTGGTGGCGCTGAAAAAATGGGAGGACAGCGTCAGCGACACGCCGGCCACCAGCGGCCCGAGCGTGATCAGCGCCCAGTAGACCAGGATGCGCCGCGTCCAGCGCCGTTCGGCCTTCACGCGCCAGATGCGGTTGAAGGCTTTTTCGATGGTGGCCATCATCGCCACGGAAGTGAGCAGCAACGTGATCGCGCCCACCGCCGACAAACGCGTGGCCTTGTCAGCGAAGGTGGTCAGGTAATTCAGGATGGTGTTCGAGATCGCCTTGGGCATCAGGCTCTGGACGAAATACTCCTCCAGCGCCGTGCGGAAGTTCTTGAACATCGGGAAGGTGGTAAAAATAGCAAGGGCGATCGTCAGCACCGGCACCAGGGCGAAGACGGTGGTGAAAGTCAGGCTGCCCGCCACCTGCGGCAGGCTTTCCTCGCGCAAGCGGCGGCGGGCGAACAACAGCAGATCGCGGATCTCGTGCCAGGACAGCGCGCGCAGCTCGGCCATGCCGCTGCGGCAGCGGCCGGAGATGTGTTGGAAAACGGGGGAAATGTACTTGGCAACCATGTAGTGTTTTGTTTTGTCATTGGCAGGCGGTCTGTATGCCACCCTCTAAAGCGCCATATAATAGCAAGATGATTTCATCCAACCTGACTATTCTTGTATTGTTTTATTCGAGGCATGGCTCTACCC
This region includes:
- the aroC gene encoding chorismate synthase gives rise to the protein MSGNSFGKLFSVSTFGESHGPAIGCVIDGCPPGLELSEADIQPELDRRKPGTSRHVTQRQEPDTVEILSGVYQGVTTGTPIALMIRNQDQRSKDYGNIVDSFRPGHADYAYWHKYGVRDPRGGGRSSARLTAPVVGAAAIAKKWLKQQYGTVFLGCMSQLGDIQIPFQGWEHVANNPFFAATGDAALIARMEEAMDQLRRDGDSIGARIEVVAQNVPVGLGQPIYDKLDADIAYAMMGINAVKGVEIGAGFRCIAQKGSEHGDELTPQGFIGNNAGGVLGGISTGQDITASIAIKPTSSIRTPRRSIDKDGNPVMVETFGRHDPCVGIRATPIAEAMLALVLMDHALMHRAQCGDVRVATPDISKHK
- a CDS encoding YihY family inner membrane protein, whose amino-acid sequence is MVAKYISPVFQHISGRCRSGMAELRALSWHEIRDLLLFARRRLREESLPQVAGSLTFTTVFALVPVLTIALAIFTTFPMFKNFRTALEEYFVQSLMPKAISNTILNYLTTFADKATRLSAVGAITLLLTSVAMMATIEKAFNRIWRVKAERRWTRRILVYWALITLGPLVAGVSLTLSSHFFSATSNLVGDVYGALFSTILSIALTTAVFTLLYMAVPNRMVDWRDAICGGLLAALGIELAKRGFAFFITQFPTYSKIYGALAALPIFLLWVYLSWLVTLLGALLTAALPVVKYERWWHEAVPGGAFVDAMAVLKVLHGASRHGETALVNAGAIRARTRLGFDEMDALLEKMLAQGWVGKVKVEAPPRVQWGKHASDGADHWVLLVNPDMLTLADVYRLFVFGGMALNAGVIADSDDERDQQASREAAGLARQAEAAVEEGLGKTLSQHFAQYSRD
- a CDS encoding alpha/beta fold hydrolase, translated to MLLNVQGAQAYCYTGGKAFDAQLPTLVFLHGAQNDHSVWGLQSRYLAHHGYSVLAVDLPGHGRSKGAAKRSVEELADWLIALLDAAGVLRAALIGHSMGSLIALEAAQRAPQRVSHLALLGSTYPMKVSDALLDAARSEEQTAIDMVNIWSLSSQTMPCAVPGVSLSGSARRLMQRMSQLNPEQLFHTDFSACNAYAGGEAAARAVSCPTLLVFGAKDIMTPPKSTKLLRETLAHAQTVQVDAGHQMMAEQPDAVLAALRGFLGQAGA
- a CDS encoding CBS domain-containing protein; the encoded protein is MKVSEILQVKGNILYTISPDQPLVEAANTMAEKDIGSLVVMEFGDLVGMLTFREVLQALHTNQGSVGGGTVRKHMNDHPITVTPDTEVNEVRRIMLEKHARYLPVMNAKTLLGVISFYDVARAVLEAQSFENRMLKAYIRDWPAEAADEAQN
- a CDS encoding O-acetylhomoserine aminocarboxypropyltransferase: MSGPQYPGFDTLALHAGAAPDPATGARATPVYFSSSFAFRDSDHAAALFNMEQAGHVYSRISNPTNAVLEERIAALEGGVAGIATASGQAAMHLGLSTIAGAGSHIVASRALYGGSHNLLGYTLKRFGIETTFVDPRDLDAWRAAIRPNTKVLFAETLGNPGLDVLDIPRVAELAHSRHLPLMMDATFTTPYLLRPLDHGADLVFHSATKFLCGHGTAIGGLLVDGGTFDWQTAYDQTGRFGELCEPYDGFHGMVFAEESTVAAFALRARREGLRDFGAVMSPHNAFAVLQGIETLSLRMERHVANTRKVVQFLLSHPAVESVSYPELPEHPDYELAKRLLPKGCGAVFSFNLKGDRAAGRRFADGLKVFSHLANVGDAKSLVIHPASTTHFRVPAEQLAASGIAEGTMRLSVGLEDADDLIEDLARGLKLAQKGG
- a CDS encoding EAL domain-containing protein — its product is MPPSITPLDENAKDDHDDLVFLEEHPAPQAAAATRSVWRVMIIDDDEDVHSTTTFALGNLDMQHRPLEFVHAYSAAQARELLKQEQEIAVILLDVVMEQDDAGLHLVRYIRETLRMADVRIILRTGQPGYAPEIDAIRDFDINDYKTKSELTRIKLYTTVTAAIRSYEQIRKINDSRRGLNQIINASTELMALHGVHNFAAGVLAQIATLLGQEASGVLCAQECPDSGCRELHVIATAGQYRHLENAVMTTTIDARMADSMERTLAEHRNQYRDEYVTLHFSGKASRAFVAYLDLRRAPTELEERLLEVFCGNVAVGLENVELVSHLHKAAFYDTLSKLPNRTRLIEILDATLAGPAKQDATLSLVDLDHFAETNDALGHEFGDMLLVAVAARLQNSLGQQLTVARIGGDIFCLLGDSSQINPACILSLFQTPFSIEGQDVQLSATLGLVRLAEHDGSGADALKDADIALKRAKSQQRAGHFYFSRSMGVEIRERVRMMHALRTAFGQNQLFVVYQPQIDLFSRRPVGAEALLRWQTPDGKFISPDRFIPIAEYSGLIIELGEWVMRTACRELVALRAAGHEDFTMSINVSQVQFRHPHFLDMLRRALNDTGAPPEYVELEITESMAMEEPDLLIKMLAQIKQTGVTIAIDDFGTGFSSLSYLQRLQIDRLKIDRAFVTEITGSARGSSIAEMVIQLGRNLGLAVIAEGVEDERQAQILHTLGCPLAQGFLFARPMTNQALLGWLGNDALAGVA